Proteins co-encoded in one Bacteroidales bacterium genomic window:
- the upp gene encoding uracil phosphoribosyltransferase, which produces MNRLHIIDHPLIQHKLTIMRMKKTGSKDFRELLEEISMLMAYELTKDLPLMEIEIETPMKQMKSKVIDGKKLVIVPILRAGLGMLDGLLNVIPVARVGHIGLYRDHDTLLPVNYYSKLPFDIKDREVILCDPMLATGGSASDAIKLLKSYGCSKIRLMCLVAAPEGVEEIKKNHPDVDIFTAALDERLDESAYILPGLGDAGDRIFGTKYNPYYFV; this is translated from the coding sequence ATGAATAGATTACATATAATTGATCATCCGCTAATACAGCACAAACTTACTATTATGCGAATGAAGAAAACCGGCTCAAAAGACTTTCGTGAACTTCTGGAAGAAATTTCAATGTTAATGGCTTATGAATTAACAAAGGATTTGCCTTTAATGGAAATTGAGATAGAAACCCCGATGAAACAAATGAAATCGAAAGTTATTGACGGCAAAAAGCTTGTTATTGTTCCTATACTCCGAGCCGGATTAGGTATGCTTGATGGTTTGTTAAATGTAATTCCTGTAGCAAGGGTCGGTCATATCGGATTATATCGTGACCATGATACTTTGTTACCGGTAAATTATTACAGCAAGCTGCCTTTTGACATTAAAGACAGAGAAGTCATACTTTGTGATCCGATGCTTGCAACCGGCGGAAGCGCCTCCGATGCAATTAAGTTACTTAAAAGTTATGGTTGCTCTAAAATACGCTTAATGTGTTTGGTAGCAGCACCTGAAGGAGTAGAGGAAATCAAAAAGAATCATCCCGATGTGGATATCTTTACTGCAGCATTAGACGAACGTTTAGACGAGTCCGCATATATTCTGCCGGGTCTGGGAGATGCAGGCGATAGAATTTTCGGAACAAAATATAATCCGTATTATTTTGTTTAA
- a CDS encoding DUF4249 domain-containing protein, protein MQKFITYISFLIIILLTFSCSTEIEIDTGEFISRPVIEGYIENGDSAWVVITKNQAFFEELNLDITDPTNILNLLQNIFIMDATVIVDDGNIFDTLRFKIDQGIMEGKLIWPPVRYQGSGKIIGQVGGAYNLTVIIDEEIYTAKTTIPKPLIPDTLWFKPDIDADTVGIIHAMITDDPSENNYYRYFAKRLGKDDYFVPGFMSLWDDSFFNGMQFEVIVYRGSLPSYLRDTTHNDVWSKYLVGDTVIVKAATMDRNSYNFWRTLDGSSEVKTNLTGGALGVWCGYGAYYTEPFICK, encoded by the coding sequence ATGCAAAAGTTTATAACATATATCTCTTTTCTAATAATTATCTTGCTAACATTTTCATGTTCAACCGAGATAGAAATTGATACGGGAGAATTTATCAGCCGCCCCGTTATCGAAGGCTACATTGAAAACGGTGATTCCGCTTGGGTAGTTATAACAAAAAATCAAGCTTTTTTTGAAGAGTTGAATCTGGATATTACTGACCCGACAAATATTTTAAATTTATTACAGAATATTTTTATTATGGATGCTACTGTTATTGTTGATGATGGAAATATTTTTGATACTTTACGATTTAAAATTGATCAGGGAATTATGGAAGGAAAGCTTATTTGGCCCCCGGTTAGATATCAAGGTAGCGGCAAGATTATCGGACAAGTAGGCGGAGCATATAATTTAACTGTTATTATTGATGAAGAGATATATACTGCAAAAACTACAATACCTAAACCTTTAATTCCCGATACTTTATGGTTCAAGCCGGATATAGACGCAGATACTGTAGGAATAATTCATGCTATGATTACTGATGACCCTTCGGAAAATAATTATTATAGATATTTTGCTAAAAGATTGGGTAAAGATGATTATTTCGTGCCGGGATTTATGTCATTATGGGATGATAGTTTCTTCAACGGAATGCAGTTCGAAGTGATTGTTTACCGAGGCAGTTTACCAAGTTACCTTAGAGATACAACTCATAATGATGTTTGGAGTAAATATCTTGTTGGTGATACAGTTATAGTTAAAGCTGCAACAATGGATAGAAATTCTTATAATTTCTGGCGCACTTTAGACGGATCAAGTGAAGTAAAAACAAACTTAACCGGAGGTGCTTTAGGCGTTTGGTGCGGCTACGGAGCTTATTATACGGAACCGTTTATTTGTAAATAA
- a CDS encoding HAMP domain-containing histidine kinase, with protein sequence MKKRFLATIIIILVLLLQIIWLVQYYKLEVDIYCEDFEKNIFNCNVELFTQDIIYKSGEEEKENTSFQNRRMSPEMIKALHSGDSKLDLSEIITINQYDPITGDTIIINNTLEQYLITGFAKRLQKEWNEKISIFPASEQDFRMVKKGYYYSSVIQIIYPFNIQVQAKVKIPVRKIILNMLPIIVIALLIVIVFVGTYQILNKLYLEQKIINEQKDIFINQMSHDFRLPLAVIKSVLNNIEIKYNEDEDTMRVTNLCHNTLNNLDEMINSVLTMSSINKKIEVNQVLTGNEIIEIINKVNKEIFVHKNIKIEIYSSIVDNNKISGNALLLRQVFVNMFNNSVIYCEKDPLIKVSISSLEKGIEVSISDNGIGIPDEDKEHIFEDFYRVTTFSTVNGTGLGLFIAKEFIKIMKGNLKLKSSSPEGSTFVVYLPYIN encoded by the coding sequence ATGAAAAAAAGATTTCTTGCAACTATAATCATAATTTTGGTATTACTATTACAAATTATATGGTTAGTCCAATATTACAAACTGGAAGTTGATATTTATTGTGAAGATTTTGAGAAAAACATTTTCAACTGTAATGTAGAGTTGTTTACACAAGATATTATATATAAATCCGGTGAAGAAGAAAAAGAGAATACATCTTTTCAAAATAGGAGAATGTCTCCGGAAATGATTAAAGCATTACATTCTGGAGATAGTAAGCTTGATTTATCAGAGATAATTACTATTAATCAATATGATCCTATTACAGGAGACACTATTATTATTAATAATACTTTAGAACAATATTTAATAACCGGTTTTGCTAAAAGACTTCAAAAAGAATGGAATGAAAAAATAAGTATTTTTCCGGCTTCCGAACAAGATTTTAGAATGGTAAAAAAAGGGTATTACTATTCTTCAGTTATACAAATAATTTATCCTTTTAATATTCAAGTTCAGGCTAAAGTTAAAATTCCGGTCAGGAAAATTATATTGAATATGTTGCCTATTATTGTTATAGCATTATTAATTGTAATTGTCTTTGTTGGTACATATCAGATATTGAATAAGCTATATTTAGAACAGAAAATAATAAATGAACAAAAAGATATTTTTATTAATCAAATGTCACATGATTTTAGATTACCTTTAGCAGTTATAAAAAGTGTTCTTAATAATATTGAAATCAAGTATAATGAAGATGAGGATACAATGAGAGTAACTAATTTATGTCATAATACCTTAAATAATCTTGATGAAATGATTAATAGTGTACTTACTATGTCTAGCATTAATAAGAAAATAGAAGTAAACCAAGTTTTAACAGGAAATGAAATTATAGAAATTATTAATAAAGTTAACAAGGAAATATTTGTTCATAAAAATATAAAAATTGAAATTTATTCATCTATTGTTGATAATAATAAAATAAGTGGGAATGCATTGTTGTTGCGACAAGTGTTTGTTAATATGTTTAATAATTCTGTGATTTACTGTGAGAAAGATCCGCTGATAAAAGTTTCTATATCATCCTTAGAAAAAGGTATAGAAGTATCAATAAGCGATAATGGAATTGGAATTCCCGATGAAGATAAAGAGCATATTTTTGAAGATTTTTATAGGGTGACAACATTTTCAACAGTTAATGGTACCGGTTTAGGATTATTTATTGCAAAGGAGTTTATTAAAATTATGAAAGGAAATTTAAAGTTAAAGTCGTCATCTCCCGAAGGTTCCACCTTCGTAGTGTATCTACCTTATATTAATTAA
- the serS gene encoding serine--tRNA ligase: MLVLNEIINNKEAIVKALHKKHFNAEPLIEKILYLDKERRDTKKKLDDCLAESNRIAKEIGVLYQTGKRNEAETLKLQTTELKEASKILNDKFDQLQEEINKLLIEIPNTPSDFVPEGKSPEDNIIVKSEGKIPDLDDNALAHWDLAKKYDIIDFELGNKVTGSGFPFYKGKGARLQRSLITYFLNTAIENGFTEYQPPLVVNEASGFGTGQLPDKEGQMYHCTADNLYLIPTAEVPITNIYRDVILKEEELPIKNVAYSNCFRREAGSYGKDVRGLNRLHQFDKVEIVEICKPETSYKILDEMVEYVAELLRGLELPFRILKLCGGDMSFTSALTFDFEVYSAAQKRWLEVSSVSNFESFQANRLKLRYKNEEGKTVLAHTLNGSALALPRIVAALLENNQTQEGIKIPKVLIPYMGCDLI; the protein is encoded by the coding sequence ATGTTAGTCTTAAATGAAATAATAAACAATAAGGAAGCGATTGTTAAAGCATTACACAAAAAACATTTTAATGCCGAACCGTTAATTGAAAAAATTCTTTATCTGGATAAAGAAAGAAGAGATACAAAGAAAAAACTTGACGATTGTTTAGCCGAATCAAATAGAATTGCTAAAGAAATCGGGGTATTATATCAAACCGGAAAAAGAAACGAGGCCGAAACTTTAAAATTACAAACAACCGAGTTAAAGGAAGCGAGTAAAATACTTAATGACAAATTTGATCAGCTTCAAGAAGAAATAAATAAACTTCTTATAGAAATTCCTAATACTCCGAGCGATTTCGTTCCCGAAGGAAAGTCTCCTGAAGATAATATTATTGTAAAAAGCGAAGGAAAAATCCCTGATTTGGATGATAATGCTTTAGCTCACTGGGATCTTGCAAAGAAATATGATATCATTGATTTTGAGCTTGGAAATAAAGTTACCGGTTCGGGTTTTCCGTTTTACAAAGGTAAAGGTGCCAGATTGCAACGCTCATTGATTACTTATTTTCTGAATACTGCTATTGAAAACGGATTTACAGAATATCAACCTCCTTTGGTTGTAAATGAAGCTTCGGGTTTTGGAACCGGACAACTTCCGGATAAAGAAGGTCAGATGTATCATTGTACGGCCGACAATCTTTATTTGATTCCAACTGCAGAAGTGCCAATTACAAATATTTATAGAGATGTTATCTTAAAAGAGGAAGAACTTCCGATAAAAAATGTTGCGTATTCGAATTGTTTTCGTAGAGAAGCCGGATCTTACGGAAAAGATGTAAGAGGATTAAATCGTTTGCATCAATTTGACAAGGTAGAGATCGTAGAAATATGCAAACCCGAAACTTCTTATAAGATTCTTGATGAAATGGTTGAATATGTGGCAGAATTATTAAGAGGGTTAGAATTGCCGTTTAGAATTTTAAAACTTTGCGGCGGTGATATGAGTTTCACATCGGCTTTGACTTTCGATTTTGAAGTTTATTCGGCAGCACAAAAAAGATGGTTGGAAGTAAGTTCCGTATCAAACTTCGAAAGCTTTCAGGCAAATAGACTAAAACTAAGATATAAAAATGAAGAAGGCAAAACTGTTTTAGCACACACTTTAAACGGCAGTGCTCTTGCCTTACCGCGTATTGTTGCAGCTCTATTGGAAAACAACCAAACACAGGAAGGAATTAAAATACCAAAGGTATTGATCCCTTACATGGGTTGTGATTTGATTTAG
- a CDS encoding cation:proton antiporter, with product MEFPIQSTIISFIVILLIVLLSPLVLKRFNIPGIIGLIISGIIIGPYGLNIIDNNSAVELFSTIGLLYIMFLAGMELDINEFRLNKYRSIAFGILTFTIPLCIGFPVCRYLLGYDFNASLLIASMFSTHTLVSYSIVSKMGITRNPSVAITVGGTILTDIAVLVLLAIIINKNTGSLNPDFWIRFGITFIIFLLVMFLIIPKVSRWFFRKFEGESHSHFIYVLTILFISAFFAEIIGLEPIIGAFLAGLALNPLIPHSSSLMSKIEFIGNSLFIPVFLISVGMIVDINVIFQGPRAVIVALTLSAVALSSKWLAAFFTQKIFRYTKNQRNLIFGLSSAHAAATLAIIIAGYRAGILDENILNGTIILILITCIVASLVTESAAKKILINENSLIKLSGLKSFDEHFLLPVTDNGNFDEFFKLLMLMKDQKSTKPISMVSIIPNDNEAEKNVLIARHTMEKYTAKANEIDIKVNTITTIDNNRVSAITRISREIMAETIVVPWIKSGTFFNFNTEKLRHIVDTVDKSVMICQIDKNIMVNKRIVLLTPVYSEIETGFESVIKKVIKLSIELSTPILHIGTEETNANINNIIDKKHKTGFVNFENIKNPLNNYLNLEDYINDDDIIIIIMSRKEFISSSVIFDNLPVKIERIFKDNIKIAIYPHQSQNVEDDVLIS from the coding sequence ATGGAATTCCCGATTCAATCGACCATCATAAGTTTCATAGTAATACTTTTAATTGTACTTTTATCGCCTTTGGTATTAAAAAGGTTTAATATTCCGGGGATAATAGGATTAATTATTTCCGGAATTATTATTGGCCCGTACGGTTTAAATATTATTGATAATAATTCTGCTGTGGAACTTTTCTCTACGATTGGATTGCTTTATATCATGTTTTTAGCCGGAATGGAGCTTGATATAAATGAATTTCGACTTAATAAATACAGAAGTATTGCATTCGGAATTCTTACTTTTACTATTCCGCTTTGCATCGGATTTCCGGTTTGCAGATATTTATTAGGTTACGATTTTAACGCGAGCCTGCTTATAGCTTCAATGTTTTCTACACATACTCTTGTTTCCTATTCAATAGTAAGTAAAATGGGTATCACAAGAAATCCGTCTGTTGCCATAACTGTTGGAGGAACAATTCTTACGGATATTGCAGTTTTGGTTTTACTGGCAATCATAATAAACAAAAATACCGGAAGTCTTAATCCTGATTTTTGGATAAGATTCGGAATAACTTTTATTATTTTCCTTTTGGTAATGTTTTTGATCATTCCGAAAGTTTCAAGATGGTTTTTCAGAAAATTCGAAGGAGAAAGTCACTCACATTTTATATATGTATTAACAATATTGTTTATTTCTGCTTTTTTTGCGGAAATAATAGGTTTAGAGCCTATTATCGGAGCGTTTTTGGCAGGATTGGCATTGAATCCGCTTATTCCGCATAGTTCATCTTTGATGAGTAAGATTGAATTTATAGGTAATTCGTTATTTATTCCGGTATTTCTTATTTCCGTGGGAATGATTGTGGATATAAACGTTATCTTTCAGGGGCCGCGTGCGGTAATTGTTGCACTTACGTTGTCGGCCGTGGCTTTATCAAGTAAATGGCTTGCGGCATTTTTTACTCAGAAAATATTCAGATATACGAAGAATCAAAGAAATTTAATTTTCGGGTTGAGCAGCGCACATGCCGCAGCAACTTTGGCAATCATTATTGCAGGTTACAGAGCCGGTATCTTAGATGAAAACATCTTGAACGGAACAATTATTCTTATTCTAATAACTTGTATAGTTGCATCATTAGTTACTGAAAGTGCAGCAAAAAAGATTTTGATTAATGAAAATTCTTTGATAAAACTTTCCGGATTAAAATCGTTTGATGAACATTTTCTTTTGCCGGTAACCGATAACGGTAATTTTGATGAGTTTTTCAAATTATTGATGTTGATGAAAGACCAAAAGTCAACTAAACCCATTTCAATGGTATCAATCATTCCAAATGATAATGAGGCGGAAAAAAATGTATTGATTGCCCGCCATACTATGGAAAAATATACTGCAAAAGCGAATGAAATTGACATCAAGGTTAATACTATTACAACGATTGACAACAATAGAGTTTCTGCTATCACAAGAATTTCACGGGAAATTATGGCTGAAACTATTGTAGTTCCGTGGATTAAATCGGGAACTTTTTTTAATTTCAATACCGAAAAGTTAAGGCATATTGTAGATACCGTCGATAAGTCGGTTATGATATGTCAAATTGATAAGAACATTATGGTAAATAAGCGAATTGTTTTATTAACGCCTGTTTATTCTGAAATAGAAACCGGATTTGAAAGTGTAATTAAAAAAGTGATAAAGCTTTCTATAGAATTAAGTACTCCTATATTACATATCGGAACTGAGGAAACTAATGCAAATATTAATAATATTATTGACAAAAAACATAAAACGGGATTTGTAAACTTCGAAAATATTAAGAATCCTCTGAACAACTATTTAAATTTGGAAGATTACATTAATGATGATGATATAATAATAATTATTATGTCAAGAAAAGAATTTATTTCATCGTCAGTTATATTTGATAATCTCCCTGTTAAAATCGAACGAATATTTAAAGATAATATCAAAATTGCTATTTATCCGCATCAATCACAAAATGTGGAGGATGATGTGTTGATAAGTTAA
- a CDS encoding TonB-dependent receptor produces the protein MKKYLIILLFLFPIFSFSQARFNITGTVKDANSGETLLGANVYIKENLHGSSTDETGKYVLNEIQGNYTLICSYLGYQDHSQKINLNKDLKININLISSSVSLESIEIKATREDRNVQSTQVGAIELEMKRVESIPVIFGETDILKTIQLLPGIQSGGEGSNTFYVRGGGSDQNLITIDGATVYNPSHAAGFFSIFNADVINTAEIYKGGLAPEYGGRMSSVLNITTLDGDKEKYKGKVGIGLLSSHIQAEGPIKKSSSSFMLAARRTYADIIMKPFAKGTDFEGIGCYFYDINGKLSIKLSPKDNLYITGYYGKDLLSFGSDTKSYSYDMNWSNGIGAIRWNHFFNNNLTMNVSATLSDYVLNMEAGEDAYAMSMFSGIRDYGVSTDITWQVDSLHKLKFGASYTYHIFKPSALEASSVDTDFDLGDVKNYYARDIAIFAQHEWEINSWLKVLYGIRYNYFAQIGPFTRYEIDNIYDFNNLDSTFYKRGETVYPYHLFEPRINFRFQIDKTKSIKASYTINQQCVNLLAMSEMALPTDVWYPATEYIKPQLAHQVSLGYFQNFLDNALETSVEIYYKKMYNLLELNPEANVTNAMKSNSDYIFVTGEGQSYGIELFANKTVGKFTGWVGYTLGWTTRNFDAIMDGKTFYARYDRRHDVSILLNYELNDKWNFSTVWVFSSGNASTIPNSFYFINGNIIIEYGEHNAWRMPNYHRLDLSANWKVKETRKVVYNLNFSVYNTYSRKNPYFISYTTSSNSETGVLQMKAYQISIFPILPSIAFNVQFK, from the coding sequence TTGAAAAAATATCTTATAATATTATTATTTTTATTTCCGATTTTTTCTTTCTCACAAGCGAGATTTAATATTACCGGCACAGTAAAAGATGCAAACTCGGGTGAAACTTTATTAGGTGCCAATGTTTATATTAAAGAAAATCTTCATGGCTCTTCAACGGATGAAACCGGAAAATATGTTTTAAATGAAATCCAAGGCAATTATACATTGATTTGTTCATATCTCGGATATCAAGATCATTCCCAGAAAATCAATCTTAATAAAGATCTGAAAATAAATATCAATTTAATTTCTTCTTCTGTTAGTTTGGAATCAATTGAAATTAAAGCTACTCGAGAAGACAGAAATGTACAAAGTACTCAAGTTGGTGCGATTGAACTGGAGATGAAACGCGTTGAAAGTATTCCCGTAATTTTCGGTGAAACCGATATTCTGAAGACTATTCAACTTTTGCCCGGAATACAATCGGGAGGTGAAGGAAGTAACACTTTCTATGTTCGCGGCGGCGGTTCGGATCAAAATCTGATTACAATAGACGGTGCAACGGTTTATAACCCTTCGCATGCCGCAGGTTTCTTTTCCATCTTTAATGCCGATGTTATTAACACTGCTGAAATTTACAAGGGCGGACTTGCTCCCGAATACGGCGGAAGAATGTCTTCCGTTTTAAATATTACAACTTTAGACGGCGATAAAGAAAAATACAAAGGGAAAGTCGGTATAGGATTACTATCTTCTCACATTCAGGCAGAAGGGCCGATTAAAAAGAGTTCTTCATCTTTCATGCTTGCGGCCAGAAGAACTTACGCCGATATAATTATGAAACCTTTTGCAAAAGGTACTGATTTCGAAGGTATCGGTTGTTATTTTTACGATATCAACGGAAAATTATCTATTAAACTATCTCCTAAAGATAATCTGTACATAACCGGATATTACGGCAAAGATTTGCTAAGCTTCGGCTCAGACACCAAAAGTTACAGCTATGATATGAATTGGAGTAACGGTATAGGAGCAATACGCTGGAATCATTTCTTTAATAACAATTTAACTATGAACGTCTCCGCCACATTGTCCGACTATGTTTTGAATATGGAAGCCGGCGAAGACGCTTACGCAATGTCTATGTTTTCCGGTATTCGCGATTACGGAGTTTCAACAGACATAACTTGGCAGGTAGATTCTTTGCATAAACTTAAGTTCGGAGCTTCATATACTTATCATATCTTCAAACCTTCGGCATTAGAAGCTTCTTCCGTTGATACTGATTTTGACCTCGGAGATGTGAAAAATTATTATGCAAGAGATATAGCTATTTTTGCTCAACACGAATGGGAAATAAACAGCTGGTTGAAAGTGTTATATGGAATAAGGTATAATTACTTCGCACAAATCGGTCCGTTTACAAGATATGAAATAGACAATATTTACGATTTCAACAATCTTGATTCTACATTTTATAAAAGAGGCGAAACTGTTTATCCTTATCATCTCTTTGAGCCGCGTATAAACTTTCGCTTTCAAATTGATAAAACCAAGTCGATAAAAGCGTCTTATACTATCAATCAACAATGCGTCAATCTTTTAGCAATGTCGGAAATGGCTTTACCGACAGATGTTTGGTATCCTGCAACGGAATATATTAAACCCCAACTTGCACATCAGGTTTCGCTCGGATATTTTCAGAATTTTCTTGACAATGCTTTAGAAACTTCCGTTGAAATTTATTATAAGAAGATGTATAATCTACTCGAATTAAATCCTGAGGCCAATGTTACCAACGCCATGAAATCCAATTCCGACTACATTTTCGTTACCGGAGAAGGGCAAAGCTATGGAATTGAGCTTTTTGCAAATAAAACTGTAGGAAAATTCACCGGTTGGGTCGGATATACTCTGGGTTGGACTACCCGCAATTTTGACGCGATCATGGACGGGAAAACGTTTTATGCTCGTTATGACAGACGTCATGATGTATCTATTCTGCTTAATTATGAATTGAACGACAAATGGAATTTTTCTACCGTTTGGGTTTTTTCAAGTGGAAATGCTTCAACTATTCCAAATTCTTTTTATTTCATCAACGGGAATATTATAATTGAATATGGCGAACACAATGCTTGGCGAATGCCTAATTATCACCGGTTAGATTTATCGGCAAACTGGAAAGTAAAAGAAACCCGTAAAGTAGTTTATAATCTGAATTTTTCCGTTTACAACACTTACAGCAGAAAAAATCCTTATTTTATTTCATATACAACATCCAGCAACAGCGAAACCGGCGTTTTGCAAATGAAAGCATATCAGATATCTATCTTCCCTATTTTACCGTCAATAGCTTTTAACGTTCAATTCAAGTAA
- a CDS encoding aminoglycoside phosphotransferase family protein: MINFDLYKIINQFEIEGEVKSIDTLGEGFINDTYKVVTKKNSSPNYILQKKNKNIFTDIPAMMYNISKVTNHLKNKIENYGGNPSRETLTIILSKSKELYFLDENGDYWTVCLFIENTISHQKAHTPELAYMGGKGLGRFQKLLADFAEPLTDILPGFHNIKFRFDQWDEALKNDSAGRKKTVEKEIAFIERYRKEMLAFWVLVENGEIPKRVTHNDTKISNFLFDENNTVLCVIDLDTVLTATCLNDFGDAIRSYANAGLEDDINLDNVYLDKEIFDAYKSGYLSEAKDFLSSIEMEYLNFSAKYITYEQVLRFLMDYLNGDIYYKIKYTEHNLDRTRAQIKLFSTLI, translated from the coding sequence ATGATTAATTTTGACCTATATAAAATTATTAATCAATTTGAGATTGAAGGAGAAGTTAAATCCATAGATACTTTAGGTGAAGGATTTATCAATGATACTTATAAAGTTGTTACTAAGAAAAATTCATCTCCAAATTATATTCTTCAAAAAAAGAACAAAAATATTTTTACAGATATTCCCGCAATGATGTATAATATTTCCAAAGTAACAAATCATCTTAAAAATAAAATTGAGAATTACGGCGGCAATCCATCACGCGAAACTCTTACAATTATACTTTCCAAATCTAAAGAATTATATTTCCTTGATGAAAACGGCGATTATTGGACCGTTTGTTTGTTTATTGAAAATACAATTTCTCATCAAAAAGCGCACACGCCCGAATTAGCGTATATGGGAGGAAAAGGGCTCGGCAGATTTCAGAAATTGTTAGCGGATTTTGCAGAACCTTTGACGGATATTCTTCCGGGTTTTCATAATATTAAATTTCGATTTGATCAATGGGATGAAGCTTTGAAAAATGATTCGGCCGGAAGAAAGAAAACTGTTGAAAAAGAGATTGCTTTTATTGAGAGGTATCGTAAAGAGATGCTCGCTTTTTGGGTTTTAGTTGAGAATGGGGAAATTCCAAAGAGGGTAACTCACAATGACACAAAAATCAGCAACTTTTTATTTGATGAGAATAATACTGTTTTATGTGTTATCGACTTAGACACGGTACTAACCGCTACTTGTTTAAATGATTTCGGCGATGCAATAAGGTCTTATGCAAATGCAGGATTAGAAGACGACATTAATCTTGATAATGTTTATCTTGATAAAGAAATATTTGATGCTTACAAATCGGGATATTTATCCGAAGCTAAAGATTTCTTAAGTTCAATTGAAATGGAATATTTGAACTTTTCAGCAAAGTATATTACTTATGAACAAGTTTTAAGGTTTTTAATGGATTATTTAAACGGTGATATTTATTATAAGATAAAATATACCGAACACAATTTGGACCGCACCCGTGCTCAAATAAAATTGTTTAGTACACTAATATGA